The DNA segment TGAACTGTGTGGATGTTCTCAGTTCGAATAATACGGCAAATCGTTGATTTATGTATAGAATATTTTAACGATATTTCTTTTTGCGAAAGTCCATTTCtaaaatcttcttttatttttgctttaaagtcCGAACTGTATTTATTGCCTCCTATTTTCAACCGAAAATATTACAAAGATCACAAAACAcggaaaaatttgttaattctAGAAACGCGAAAGACTGAATGCAAACtcttagtaaaataaaaacgcaTGAAGTTCCACAAATTATGTGGAATGCGATTACCGTTATAACTTGCTTTTTGTTAagtagcaaaataaaataaaaatacagcaaATAACAGTTGCGAATGTTTTGAATACTTGCATTTCATATTTTCCACTGgaatattgttttgtttttgttataagtcaaaaataacaaacagtACATATTTAACAAATACAATAACTAAAGCtcggaaaaagagaaaaacaaagaacacaaatattactttagcaacaaaaaaaatggtaGAAACGAATATTTGACTTTTGTTGCAAATGTTTTGACCACcataagattaaaaaattcgACAACGCGTGCTGTGGTTATAGTGAACATTAAAAACTGttataataaactatttaatacgatgaaaatattttccatactattacaataataataatccaaactaatattataaatttgaatatatgtaagtcTGTTTAACACCACCGCCACGAAGATGAACATCATGTATTTAGTTATTAGTTTGTGTTAATAAGCCGAAAATGTTATTgccggtataagaatccaaggattgaggattaattttgaaaacaattcaaatattattattattactttttttttggaacacaGACATATTTAAGCTATGGCACGTAATTTTATGTAACctgataaataatttaaaataaattcaaacctATTATCTTAATTTACTCACCAAAGTTTCTCCAGTACAAACTTCCTGCAAATTTTCTGGTTTCACAAGTAAAAGGTTACATAATGCGTGCAGGATATCGAAAAGTTGTGTAACTAACGGATTTTCCAATTCTCGTATGCATTTGCGATATTCATTTACATCACAGATGGCGCACATGGCACCAGCTGTATTGTATTGCATGGTTTGTAAATGGTCAAAAATCACACGATGAAAGCGCACACCGACTTCATGTAAGACATTTTGCAAGTTATCACCATCAACACAGCGTTTTGCTTGCTTTAGCGCGGGCTgtaaattttgaacaacttgCAGACAagcctaaaaaaaaacaataaacataaagtaaatacatatgtatcattcAAAATGTATAAGTTAACAGAGTAACCGAGTTATAAATTTGAAACATATCTCAGCAATAAATTAACTGAATTCCTTTGAcactaaaatatgtatgtataatttattaatgtgCGTATTCTTAGATCGTTGACTCACCGCTGATGAGATTGTGTCCATATCCGTTTCTGGTTTGTAATCAGTTTTCTTTTGCTCgctttgtaaatataattttacccAACTGATTATAGCATTGATAGACCGTTCGAGCCCCTGATCTAACGTTTTTTCAATTTGCTCCATTAGCAAACGTCTTTTGAACATAAAATCTGAATATTTTGGAGTGTTactgcaatacatacaaacatattttaaatccATTGTAATTGAGTTCAAATTTAAATGCGCTTACATAATGCAAGGGATAACTGAGCTGTTCGAGAGTTTTTCCAACAAATGCACAATTATGTTAGTTTTTTGCACCACATCGAAGAAATAAAGTTGTGGAAAGGCTTTGCCTTCTACTATCGGTATTGCTTGCAGACCCAGTTCCAGGGCATACACTACATGTTCGTGCATAAGGAAACGtaataaaatatcatttaatttaatcacATTGGTGGGTAATTCGATCGCACTGGAGAGTAGACGACAACGTTTAAGTGCAGCCTTGGCCTCCTGCAGCATATTTATGGCTAATTCCTCGCAAAGAAATGTCTCGCCGCCATAGTCTTCGATCTGAGCTATATTGATATTGGCTCGTGTACCTATTAACGCCTGCATATCACGTCTCAGTTCCTGAAAACGTTCTGTTGGCTTTTTTTGGTGCTTTTTATTGACATAAAACCGTTCCAATTCAGTTGAGCATTTTGTTGTTAGGCACCTTGACTCCACTTCCACATAATTCGCTaaatgttttgtgaaaatttgttgGGTCAACTTTTGCAGCAGGTCGTCGTCCATAGTCGACATGTAAATTTGTAGATCTATAGATAACTTTAGCGTTCTGCCATAAgaaatcaaatattaatttatatgaagtattattagaaatattttgtatttaatataaaaacactaaaaacaaaaaaacaacgttTACAGCGGATGCACCGAATACCCttcaaatacaaaattgtcatacaagaacttgattttgatcggtcggcttgtatgacagctatttgctaCTGTGGTCCGtctgaataatttcttactGTAATgttgtcttggataataatttatgaaaatatctcgtaagataaaaaagtttttcatacaaaaacttgattttgatcggtcagtttgtaagacAGTTATATTGAGTTTTGACATCGTCGGttacgacaaatgagcagcttcttggagaaaaTGAGGATGTTTgcaaattttagatcgatacttcaaaaactgagaaacgcatatatacagaaaaaCGGACAAGGATAAATCGACTCTTTACCCTGagcatttataaaaacaatttttacagggtctccgaaattttagtgttacaaacttcgcggcAAACTTAAAAAACCCTGTTCAGAGTAAATAGACCTAgggtacatatgtttatataaaaatcttaaAGATGCCTCGACTGTTTTGACCAAAATCTTACCTTGAATACAATTCATAAAGTGTACGTAAATATTTCTCCTCGTCTTTTTTATCATCCAATTTCGTTAGAGCATACTGATTGAGCTTTAATTGATAAATGTTGAGAATAAACTTCGACATGACTTGTGCAGGATTggcaaatac comes from the Bactrocera neohumeralis isolate Rockhampton chromosome 2, APGP_CSIRO_Bneo_wtdbg2-racon-allhic-juicebox.fasta_v2, whole genome shotgun sequence genome and includes:
- the LOC126751700 gene encoding exocyst complex component 5, coding for MLAQYMDEFEQEPFEVSEFIERLTWRINNEVGISGKNADDFNPVALHETFIQTIKDMKILQEKQQAKCERLEESLRQEQVTHTKQICKLQERHQVAIDWFGQLDEKINSVAGKIIHLGEQLENVNTPRSRTVEAQKLLNHMSEFLIPGPILNDIFSDPARLYEAADVIQKLYTISQDLPIEKFADSKRKIEKMYDDVERRLIEEFATAQKCEDIEKMKKLAQILSQFKGYTQCIDAYIEQSQMTPYGGKDIFIGITPMCKHHYEIIKKVFANPAQVMSKFILNIYQLKLNQYALTKLDDKKDEEKYLRTLYELYSRTLKLSIDLQIYMSTMDDDLLQKLTQQIFTKHLANYVEVESRCLTTKCSTELERFYVNKKHQKKPTERFQELRRDMQALIGTRANINIAQIEDYGGETFLCEELAINMLQEAKAALKRCRLLSSAIELPTNVIKLNDILLRFLMHEHVVYALELGLQAIPIVEGKAFPQLYFFDVVQKTNIIVHLLEKLSNSSVIPCIINTPKYSDFMFKRRLLMEQIEKTLDQGLERSINAIISWVKLYLQSEQKKTDYKPETDMDTISSAACLQVVQNLQPALKQAKRCVDGDNLQNVLHEVGVRFHRVIFDHLQTMQYNTAGAMCAICDVNEYRKCIRELENPLVTQLFDILHALCNLLLVKPENLQEVCTGETLNYLDKSVVRQFIQLRADFRFIKNTNYLKGIME